A genomic segment from Candidatus Kryptoniota bacterium encodes:
- the groES gene encoding co-chaperone GroES, translated as MRIKPLADRVVVKPLPADEKTKGGLFVPDTAKERPQEGEIVAIGPGRVTDEGKKIQIEVKVGDKILYGKYSGTEVNYEGTEYLIMRESDIFAII; from the coding sequence ATGAGGATTAAACCATTGGCAGACAGAGTTGTCGTAAAACCATTGCCGGCTGACGAGAAAACCAAAGGTGGACTTTTTGTTCCCGATACTGCGAAGGAACGTCCGCAGGAAGGTGAGATAGTCGCAATCGGACCTGGAAGGGTTACCGACGAAGGCAAGAAGATTCAGATTGAAGTCAAAGTTGGAGACAAAATTTTGTACGGGAAGTACTCCGGAACCGAAGTCAATTACGAAGGCACGGAGTATCTCATCATGCGCGAAAGCGACATTTTTGCAATTATATGA
- the groL gene encoding chaperonin GroEL (60 kDa chaperone family; promotes refolding of misfolded polypeptides especially under stressful conditions; forms two stacked rings of heptamers to form a barrel-shaped 14mer; ends can be capped by GroES; misfolded proteins enter the barrel where they are refolded when GroES binds): MAAKIIQFGPDARSALKRGVDKLADAVKVTLGPRGRNVIIDKKYGAPTVTKDGVTVAKEIELEDAIENMGAQMVREVASKTSDVAGDGTTTATVLAQAIYREGLKNVTAGANPMDLKRGIDLAVQQIVAGLKQMSRKVTDKKEIAQVGTISANNDSEIGELIAKAMDKVGKDGVITVEEAKGTDTTLEVVEGMQFDRGYLSPYFVTDTESMEANMEDPYILIHDKKISAMKDLLPVLEKIAQTGRSTVIIAEDLEGEALATLVVNKIRGTLKCVGVKAPGFGDRRKAMLEDIAVLTGGQVISEEKGFKLENTTLALLGTAKKVTVDKDNTTIVEGAGLKDDIKRRINEVKAQIDKTTSDYDKEKLQERLAKLSGGVAVLKMGATTEVEMKEKKGRVEDALHATRAAVEEGIVPGGGVAFLRTVSTLDSVKTENEDQKIGVEIIKKALEEPLRWIVNNAGLEGSVVLQKVREGKDDFGFNAQTEKYENLIKAGVIDPTKVTRTALQNAASVASLLLTTEAVVCEKPEKERSAAPSPQMGDMY; the protein is encoded by the coding sequence ATGGCAGCAAAGATAATTCAATTTGGTCCCGATGCCCGTTCAGCACTGAAACGAGGTGTTGACAAGCTGGCAGATGCCGTGAAAGTGACTCTCGGACCACGCGGACGCAACGTCATCATCGACAAGAAGTACGGTGCCCCAACCGTAACCAAGGACGGCGTGACGGTAGCGAAAGAAATCGAACTTGAAGATGCGATCGAGAACATGGGCGCACAGATGGTTCGCGAAGTCGCATCCAAGACTTCCGACGTCGCAGGCGACGGGACCACCACGGCAACAGTCCTCGCTCAAGCGATTTATCGTGAAGGATTGAAAAACGTAACTGCAGGTGCAAACCCGATGGACCTGAAGCGCGGTATCGATCTCGCTGTCCAACAAATAGTCGCGGGCTTGAAACAAATGAGTCGCAAGGTGACGGACAAGAAAGAGATCGCTCAAGTCGGAACAATTTCCGCGAACAATGACAGCGAGATCGGCGAGCTTATCGCGAAAGCGATGGACAAAGTGGGAAAGGACGGCGTAATCACTGTTGAAGAGGCGAAGGGTACGGACACGACACTGGAAGTGGTCGAGGGAATGCAGTTCGACCGCGGCTATCTATCGCCCTACTTCGTGACGGACACAGAATCCATGGAAGCGAATATGGAGGATCCGTACATACTTATCCACGACAAGAAGATCTCCGCAATGAAGGACCTTCTGCCGGTACTCGAGAAGATTGCCCAAACCGGACGCTCGACCGTCATTATTGCGGAGGACCTCGAGGGTGAGGCACTTGCGACGCTGGTCGTGAACAAGATTCGCGGCACTTTGAAGTGTGTGGGCGTGAAGGCTCCCGGATTCGGCGATAGGCGGAAGGCGATGCTTGAGGACATCGCCGTCCTGACCGGTGGACAGGTTATCTCTGAAGAGAAGGGATTCAAGCTCGAAAATACAACACTTGCGCTCCTCGGTACGGCGAAAAAGGTAACCGTTGACAAGGACAACACAACGATCGTCGAAGGTGCGGGATTGAAAGATGATATCAAGCGCCGCATCAACGAAGTCAAAGCGCAGATCGATAAGACGACATCGGACTATGACAAAGAGAAACTGCAGGAGAGACTGGCAAAGTTATCCGGCGGCGTCGCCGTACTTAAGATGGGCGCTACCACCGAGGTCGAGATGAAAGAGAAAAAGGGCCGCGTAGAGGATGCACTTCATGCAACGCGTGCAGCAGTTGAAGAAGGTATTGTTCCCGGCGGCGGCGTTGCCTTCCTTAGAACGGTTTCCACGCTGGATTCGGTTAAAACTGAAAACGAAGACCAGAAGATTGGCGTTGAGATAATAAAGAAAGCTCTCGAAGAGCCTTTGAGATGGATCGTCAACAATGCTGGATTGGAAGGCTCCGTTGTCCTCCAGAAGGTAAGAGAGGGTAAAGACGATTTCGGATTCAACGCGCAGACTGAGAAGTACGAGAACCTTATCAAGGCCGGCGTGATCGACCCGACAAAGGTGACACGTACCGCACTTCAGAACGCTGCAAGCGTTGCAAGCTTACTCCTCACCACTGAAGCAGTGGTATGTGAGAAGCCCGAGAAAGAGAGATCAGCTGCGCCATCTCCTCAAATGGGCGACATGTACTGA